From one Haloferax marinisediminis genomic stretch:
- a CDS encoding DUF7385 family protein codes for MNDEELDELRSSLTPYESSGGVTTYQNTVAIACPACKEPFDDLVVCEDDYNSLELSMMLDLCVTAHDNDILLFTHKQ; via the coding sequence ATGAACGACGAGGAACTCGACGAACTTCGGTCGTCACTCACTCCCTACGAGTCCAGCGGCGGCGTCACCACCTACCAGAACACCGTTGCCATCGCCTGTCCGGCCTGTAAGGAACCGTTCGACGACCTGGTGGTCTGCGAAGACGACTACAACAGTCTCGAACTGAGCATGATGCTCGACCTCTGTGTGACCGCACACGACAACGACATCCTGCTGTTCACGCACAAGCAGTAG
- a CDS encoding DUF7562 family protein, with the protein MWRSRTNRDRKSVVCIACGDSVLRSAAREYDKEGNRWERHGKRFEHLCKECYRDLCHQPREELEGLLVDIEEHGISQEEFLIRYFDAVAERYESPGERGR; encoded by the coding sequence ATGTGGCGCTCCCGGACCAACCGGGACCGGAAGTCGGTCGTGTGCATCGCGTGCGGCGACTCAGTGCTCCGGTCGGCGGCGCGTGAGTACGACAAAGAGGGGAACCGCTGGGAACGACACGGAAAGCGGTTCGAACACCTCTGTAAGGAGTGTTACCGAGACCTCTGTCACCAACCACGCGAAGAACTCGAAGGCCTCCTCGTCGACATCGAAGAACACGGCATCTCACAAGAGGAGTTCCTCATTCGGTACTTCGACGCCGTCGCCGAACGGTACGAGTCGCCGGGAGAGCGCGGACGGTAG
- a CDS encoding DUF1028 domain-containing protein: protein MTFSICVHEAYTDSDGTDQHRFGVAVTTRLPGVGALCPFASEHGAIATQALTNVELGRAGTSYLADGLAINDALQALLNADDGRTQRQLHGVDADGTFAFTGDDCHDWAGHRTGADFTVAGNLLTGESVVDAVATSYEKSGRDDPLAKRLIDALGAGHAEGGDKRDDLTVQSAAVVVATTEDREMDPYYNDLRVDATETPLRDLRETFALAREGYEAAIEKYADA, encoded by the coding sequence ATGACCTTCAGCATCTGCGTCCACGAAGCGTACACCGACAGCGACGGGACAGACCAGCATCGCTTCGGTGTCGCCGTGACGACCCGACTGCCCGGCGTCGGCGCACTCTGCCCGTTCGCGAGCGAACACGGTGCCATCGCGACACAGGCGCTGACGAACGTCGAACTCGGCCGAGCGGGAACCTCGTATCTGGCAGACGGGCTCGCGATCAACGACGCCTTGCAGGCGCTCTTGAACGCCGACGACGGGCGCACACAGCGACAACTCCACGGCGTCGACGCCGACGGAACCTTCGCCTTCACGGGCGACGACTGCCACGACTGGGCGGGACACCGTACAGGTGCCGACTTCACTGTCGCGGGGAACTTGCTCACGGGTGAGTCAGTCGTCGACGCCGTCGCCACGTCCTACGAGAAGAGTGGCCGCGACGACCCGTTGGCCAAGCGCCTCATCGACGCACTGGGCGCGGGACACGCCGAGGGCGGCGACAAACGCGACGACCTGACGGTCCAGAGTGCGGCAGTCGTCGTCGCGACGACCGAAGACAGGGAGATGGACCCCTACTACAACGATCTCCGCGTTGACGCGACGGAGACGCCGCTCCGGGACCTCCGCGAGACGTTCGCACTGGCACGTGAGGGCTACGAAGCAGCCATCGAAAAGTACGCAGACGCGTGA
- the tuf gene encoding translation elongation factor EF-1 subunit alpha, whose translation MSDKPHQNLAIIGHVDHGKSTLVGRLLFETGSVPEHVIEQHREEAEEKGKGGFEFAYVMDNLAEERERGVTIDIAHQEFDTDEYYFTIVDCPGHRDFVKNMITGASQADNAVLVVAADDGVAPQTREHVFLARTLGIGELIIAVNKMDVVDYSEDTYKEVKEQVGKLLKQVRFNSDDATYVPISAFEGDNIAERSDNTSWYDGDILLEALNNLPAPSPPTDAPLRLPIQDVYTISGIGTVPVGRIETGTLNPGDNVSFQPSDVGGEVKTVEMHHEEVDSAGPGDNVGFNVRGVGKDDIRRGDVCGPADDPPKVAETFKAQVVVMQHPSVITAGYTPVFHAHTAQVACTITEINQKLDPASGEVAEENPDFIKSGDAAIVTVRPQKPLSIEPSSEIAELGSFAVRDMGQTIAAGKVLEVNER comes from the coding sequence ATGAGCGACAAACCCCACCAGAATCTGGCCATTATCGGCCACGTCGACCACGGTAAGAGTACGCTCGTCGGCCGACTCCTGTTCGAGACCGGTTCCGTCCCGGAACACGTCATCGAGCAGCACCGAGAAGAGGCCGAGGAGAAAGGCAAGGGCGGATTCGAATTCGCCTACGTCATGGACAACCTCGCAGAAGAGCGTGAGCGCGGTGTAACGATCGACATCGCACACCAGGAATTCGACACTGACGAATACTACTTCACCATTGTCGACTGTCCCGGTCACCGCGACTTCGTCAAGAACATGATCACCGGTGCTTCGCAGGCTGACAACGCGGTTCTCGTCGTCGCTGCTGACGACGGTGTCGCACCTCAGACCCGCGAGCACGTCTTCCTCGCACGTACGCTCGGTATCGGCGAACTCATCATCGCGGTCAACAAGATGGACGTCGTCGACTACAGCGAAGACACGTACAAGGAAGTCAAGGAGCAGGTCGGCAAGCTCCTCAAGCAGGTCCGCTTCAACTCCGACGACGCGACCTACGTGCCGATCTCCGCCTTCGAGGGCGACAACATCGCCGAGCGCTCCGACAACACGTCGTGGTACGATGGCGACATCCTCCTCGAAGCACTCAACAACCTGCCGGCACCGTCCCCACCGACGGACGCTCCGCTCCGTCTCCCCATCCAGGACGTCTACACCATCTCCGGCATCGGTACCGTCCCTGTTGGACGTATCGAGACGGGTACCCTCAACCCCGGCGACAACGTCTCCTTCCAGCCGTCTGACGTTGGCGGCGAAGTGAAGACGGTCGAGATGCACCACGAAGAAGTCGACAGCGCGGGCCCCGGTGACAACGTCGGGTTCAACGTCCGTGGCGTCGGCAAGGACGACATCCGCCGTGGCGACGTCTGTGGCCCGGCTGACGACCCGCCGAAGGTCGCCGAGACGTTCAAGGCTCAGGTCGTCGTCATGCAGCACCCCTCGGTCATCACCGCTGGCTACACGCCGGTCTTCCACGCCCACACGGCGCAGGTCGCGTGTACCATCACCGAGATCAACCAGAAGCTCGACCCCGCGTCGGGTGAGGTTGCTGAGGAGAACCCGGACTTCATCAAGTCCGGCGACGCTGCTATCGTGACGGTCCGTCCGCAGAAGCCGCTCAGCATCGAGCCGTCCTCCGAGATCGCCGAACTCGGCAGCTTCGCTGTCCGTGACATGGGTCAGACCATCGCGGCCGGCAAGGTGCTCGAAGTCAACGAGCGATAA
- a CDS encoding amino acid-binding protein: MSTQDIDSERDAEAEAETDGGGEMPKPHTVRLELVDEPGQLLAALQPIAENGGNLLSIFHERGNLTPRGHIPVEVDLECPPDRFAGIVDALREAGVNVIRAGAEHFGEEVTLILVGDLVDSDLSDTLHRVEACADATVKDLSLSAPDGTQESSSARLRLAARAGKTEEALAVVREIAAEKELHVIEPLTEESA, translated from the coding sequence ATGAGCACACAAGACATCGACAGCGAACGCGATGCCGAGGCAGAGGCCGAAACCGACGGCGGTGGCGAGATGCCGAAGCCACACACGGTTCGACTCGAACTCGTCGACGAACCCGGCCAACTCCTCGCTGCGCTCCAGCCCATCGCCGAAAACGGGGGTAACCTGCTTTCGATATTCCACGAACGCGGAAACCTCACCCCGCGTGGTCACATCCCGGTCGAAGTCGACCTCGAGTGTCCGCCAGACCGATTCGCGGGCATCGTCGACGCCCTCCGCGAGGCCGGTGTCAACGTCATCCGCGCGGGTGCGGAGCACTTCGGTGAAGAGGTGACGCTCATCCTCGTCGGCGACCTCGTCGACTCCGACCTCTCCGACACGCTCCATCGCGTCGAGGCGTGCGCAGACGCGACGGTGAAGGACCTCTCGCTGTCCGCACCGGACGGGACGCAAGAATCGTCCAGCGCGCGCCTCAGGCTCGCTGCACGGGCAGGCAAGACCGAGGAGGCGCTCGCCGTCGTCCGCGAGATTGCAGCGGAGAAAGAGTTGCACGTCATCGAACCGCTCACGGAGGAGTCAGCATGA
- the rpsJ gene encoding 30S ribosomal protein S10 translates to MQQARVRLAGTSPEDLDEICDDVREIANKTGVNLSGPIPLPTKTLEIPARKSPDGEGTATWEHWEMRVHKRLIDLDADERALRQLMRVQVPNDVSIEIVLED, encoded by the coding sequence ATGCAACAGGCACGCGTTCGGCTCGCCGGCACGAGTCCGGAAGACCTCGACGAAATCTGCGACGACGTCCGCGAAATCGCGAACAAGACGGGCGTCAACCTCAGCGGGCCGATCCCGCTGCCCACGAAGACGCTCGAAATCCCGGCCCGCAAATCGCCTGATGGCGAAGGGACGGCGACGTGGGAGCACTGGGAGATGCGCGTCCACAAGCGTCTGATTGACCTCGACGCTGACGAACGCGCGCTGCGCCAGCTGATGCGCGTCCAGGTCCCTAACGACGTCAGCATCGAGATCGTCCTCGAAGACTAA
- a CDS encoding cell division protein SepF — protein sequence MGIMSKILGGGGSRTTEDYVELDLDDFDTARGTAGISVHIADIGGQQDVIAIKDAVYDGDMVIADITRHTTSDSTMEHIIDDLRQVAREVDGDIVQKGDDQIIITPTNVSVARSKLNS from the coding sequence ATGGGCATCATGAGCAAGATTCTCGGTGGTGGTGGCTCGAGAACGACCGAGGACTACGTCGAACTCGACCTCGACGACTTCGATACCGCCCGCGGGACGGCCGGCATTTCGGTCCACATCGCGGATATCGGTGGCCAACAGGACGTCATCGCGATCAAAGACGCCGTCTACGACGGTGACATGGTCATCGCAGACATCACTCGACACACGACGTCGGACAGCACGATGGAACACATCATCGACGACCTTCGACAGGTCGCACGAGAAGTCGACGGCGACATCGTCCAGAAGGGTGACGACCAGATTATCATCACTCCGACGAACGTCTCGGTCGCACGTTCGAAACTCAACTCCTAA
- a CDS encoding RNA-binding protein gives MKVKSRHHLRNDEIRAVKESIESLLGVEIDGDAFEGVEFADADYEVVLVDGEPAVLYVEGEPFLTVKGANQFPPTKNVVTVDAGAVSFVSSGADVMRPGITEADESIAAGDLVAIAEENHGKILAIGRALEDGVDLVGDSGKVVESIHHVGDDLFNFSV, from the coding sequence ATGAAGGTCAAATCTCGTCACCATCTCCGGAACGACGAAATCCGAGCGGTCAAAGAGTCCATCGAGTCGCTCCTCGGCGTCGAAATCGACGGCGACGCGTTCGAGGGCGTCGAGTTCGCTGACGCGGACTACGAGGTCGTCCTCGTCGACGGCGAACCGGCAGTCCTCTACGTCGAAGGCGAACCGTTCCTGACCGTCAAGGGTGCGAACCAGTTCCCACCGACGAAGAACGTCGTCACCGTCGACGCGGGTGCGGTCTCCTTCGTCTCCAGTGGTGCCGACGTCATGCGCCCCGGCATCACCGAAGCGGACGAGAGCATCGCCGCCGGTGACCTCGTCGCAATCGCAGAAGAGAACCACGGCAAAATCCTCGCAATCGGGCGCGCGCTCGAAGACGGTGTCGACCTCGTCGGCGACTCCGGGAAAGTCGTCGAATCCATCCACCACGTCGGCGACGACCTGTTCAACTTCTCGGTCTAA
- a CDS encoding homoserine dehydrogenase — protein sequence MTLRLAVLGAGAVGGSVLDLAGEYGHEVVAFADSSSSVSDPTGLDPQTVHDRKEREGVVGDDDPEALFDTDYDVLVEATPTTLGDAEPGFSHVERALADDRHVVLANKGPVAERYADLRALEAESEGRVQFEATVGGAIPVLSTISDLGADHVTAARGVLNGTANFILSRMAAEGLDYEHVLAEAQDLGVAEADPSFDVDGIDAALKFVILANVLSDGEAEYRLNDAEVEGIRNVPGTALDLAAEDGRTVRLIGEATSDGVRVAPRLVPQGAALAVTGTQNIVQLETEHAGQLNVSGRGAGGPETATAVLSDVSRLE from the coding sequence ATGACGCTCCGACTCGCGGTCCTCGGTGCCGGTGCAGTCGGTGGGTCCGTCCTGGACCTCGCCGGCGAGTACGGTCACGAAGTCGTCGCGTTCGCCGACTCGTCGTCGTCGGTCTCTGACCCGACGGGTCTCGACCCGCAGACGGTCCACGACCGGAAAGAACGCGAGGGCGTCGTCGGCGACGACGACCCAGAGGCGCTGTTCGACACCGACTACGACGTGCTGGTCGAGGCGACGCCGACGACGCTCGGTGACGCCGAGCCCGGCTTCTCACACGTCGAGCGCGCACTGGCCGACGACCGACACGTCGTCTTGGCGAACAAGGGGCCAGTCGCAGAGCGCTACGCGGACCTGCGCGCACTCGAAGCGGAGAGCGAAGGCCGCGTCCAGTTCGAAGCGACCGTCGGCGGGGCGATTCCAGTCCTCTCGACGATATCTGACCTCGGCGCCGACCACGTGACCGCCGCACGCGGCGTGCTCAACGGCACGGCCAACTTCATCCTCTCGCGCATGGCCGCAGAGGGACTCGACTACGAGCACGTCCTCGCGGAGGCGCAGGACCTCGGCGTGGCCGAAGCGGACCCGTCGTTCGACGTCGACGGCATCGACGCCGCGCTGAAGTTCGTCATCCTCGCCAACGTGCTGAGCGACGGCGAGGCAGAGTACCGACTCAACGACGCGGAGGTCGAAGGGATTCGGAACGTTCCCGGCACGGCGCTGGACCTCGCTGCGGAAGACGGGCGCACGGTCCGTCTCATCGGTGAGGCGACTTCCGACGGCGTGCGCGTGGCTCCGCGACTGGTCCCACAGGGTGCCGCGCTGGCTGTCACGGGGACGCAGAACATCGTCCAACTGGAGACGGAACATGCTGGCCAGTTGAACGTTAGCGGCCGTGGTGCCGGTGGTCCGGAGACTGCAACGGCGGTCCTGTCCGACGTCTCCCGACTCGAATAA
- a CDS encoding PAS domain-containing protein, which translates to MAGTIRVLHVDDDPYFTELTAAYLERTNEHLSVVSATRAEDGLARLSETDVDCIVSDYDMPDQTGIEFLEAVRETHPELPFILFTGKGSEEIAADAISAGATEYIQKETGTSQYTVLANRITNSVAQDRARRRSERANHRRRQTLMRITDGFVEMDADLTVTDVNEQTVELTGLSREKLVGMNYQRLMAVDDSNASVEGYKEVIETGEPRIIEAKSDIKPTRWIEERIFPAKTDESIYVYFTDVTERKRRERQLQTRTRQLQGILDSVQAALWMRDTDHRFMLMNQNYRELFDIDSDLDVAGTPVDDLLGADIAELFKAHDKHALSVGEPVEVEETLETTYGTRVYLARITPLFDDDGEPFATAGAAVDITRRKEREQTLTALHSAAQTMEQSSDEQTVYETLVETAENVLNFDLVAVDIEQDGYLVQEAWKLKDDDSGYYERTSLDSNDTFAVRAYNSQETSIVDDLRESDITPADTDYRSAMTVPIGTFGTFQAVSSDVGAFDEYDQEFAELLVDHARVKLEQLGGD; encoded by the coding sequence ATGGCTGGCACGATTCGAGTATTGCACGTCGACGACGACCCGTATTTCACGGAGCTGACGGCAGCCTATCTCGAACGCACGAACGAACATCTCAGCGTCGTGTCGGCCACGCGTGCTGAAGACGGCCTCGCTCGACTGTCCGAGACCGACGTCGACTGCATCGTCAGCGACTACGACATGCCCGACCAGACGGGCATCGAGTTTCTGGAGGCGGTCCGCGAGACGCACCCCGAACTCCCGTTCATCCTCTTCACCGGGAAGGGCTCAGAGGAAATCGCGGCCGATGCAATTTCGGCCGGTGCGACCGAGTACATCCAGAAAGAGACCGGCACCAGCCAGTACACCGTTCTCGCGAACCGAATCACGAACAGCGTCGCGCAGGACCGCGCTCGCCGTCGCTCGGAACGTGCCAACCACCGGCGTCGCCAGACGCTCATGCGAATCACCGACGGATTCGTCGAGATGGATGCCGACCTCACGGTCACGGACGTCAACGAACAGACGGTCGAACTGACGGGACTCTCGCGTGAGAAACTCGTCGGGATGAACTATCAGCGACTCATGGCCGTCGACGACTCGAACGCGTCTGTCGAGGGGTACAAGGAGGTCATCGAGACGGGCGAACCACGCATAATCGAAGCCAAGTCCGACATCAAGCCAACTCGGTGGATCGAAGAACGAATCTTCCCGGCGAAAACCGACGAGAGCATCTACGTCTACTTCACCGACGTTACAGAGCGAAAACGCCGAGAACGACAACTCCAGACGCGAACCAGACAACTGCAGGGAATCCTCGATAGCGTGCAGGCAGCACTCTGGATGCGCGACACGGACCACCGGTTCATGCTGATGAATCAGAACTACCGGGAGTTGTTCGATATCGACAGCGACCTCGACGTCGCTGGCACGCCGGTTGACGACCTGCTCGGTGCGGATATCGCCGAACTGTTCAAAGCGCACGACAAGCACGCGCTGTCGGTGGGTGAACCAGTCGAAGTCGAAGAAACACTCGAGACGACGTACGGTACGCGCGTCTATCTCGCGAGAATCACACCGTTGTTCGACGACGATGGAGAGCCATTTGCCACGGCCGGCGCTGCCGTCGACATAACGAGGCGGAAAGAGCGTGAACAGACACTGACCGCACTTCACAGCGCTGCGCAAACGATGGAGCAGTCGAGCGACGAACAGACCGTCTACGAGACGCTCGTCGAGACGGCCGAGAACGTGCTGAACTTCGACCTCGTCGCGGTCGACATCGAACAGGACGGCTACCTCGTTCAGGAAGCGTGGAAGCTCAAAGACGACGACAGCGGCTACTACGAGCGAACGTCGCTCGACTCGAACGACACGTTCGCGGTGCGAGCGTACAACAGTCAGGAGACGAGTATCGTCGACGACCTTCGAGAGTCCGACATCACGCCGGCAGACACAGACTATCGGTCGGCGATGACCGTCCCCATCGGGACGTTCGGAACGTTCCAAGCGGTGTCAAGCGACGTCGGCGCGTTCGACGAGTACGACCAGGAGTTCGCCGAACTCCTCGTCGACCACGCGCGGGTAAAACTCGAGCAACTCGGCGGCGACTGA
- a CDS encoding RNB domain-containing ribonuclease, translating into MSDDAQAYAGTAEGQGPVEIDAELARHLQNKREELFEEFEIRDKFPPEVLSEARARTEGVHEEIEDELEHRQDLRDLTTWTTDPVDAQDFDDAISIRENDETYTLWVHIADVTHYVHPGSEMWAEAVKRGNTVYLPAYTIHMLPPVLAETVCSLVPNEDRLAHTVEMEIKKDTLSFESIDIYKSVIHSDERLTYTQCENRLDDEDAPLHDENALVYDLADQLHEQRKEDGSLVLNPSRDRAHTIIEECMLKANKAVTHELMWSRGVEAMYRVHPQPTPDQWDKALREITELDGVSIKSTSWDEPRKAVNDALESANSRTLNKIQRAVLKVMPRAKYMNDPFGGHYALNFDIYGHFTSPIRRLSDLINHWIVHENDVPEDLVELCDRASDRQKDAETAERLYKQFLQEVGLDPYAVNNRGIVTIDDDGDVIDENGLPPRE; encoded by the coding sequence ATGTCAGACGACGCGCAGGCGTACGCCGGAACTGCCGAAGGGCAAGGCCCGGTCGAAATCGACGCCGAACTCGCGCGACACCTCCAGAACAAGCGCGAGGAACTGTTCGAGGAGTTCGAGATTCGCGACAAATTCCCACCGGAAGTTCTCTCGGAGGCACGCGCCCGCACCGAGGGTGTCCACGAGGAGATCGAAGACGAGCTCGAACACCGTCAGGACCTTCGGGACCTGACGACGTGGACGACCGACCCTGTGGACGCACAGGACTTCGACGACGCCATCAGCATCCGCGAGAACGACGAGACGTACACGCTGTGGGTCCACATCGCCGACGTGACCCACTACGTCCACCCCGGCTCAGAGATGTGGGCCGAGGCCGTCAAGCGCGGGAACACCGTCTATCTCCCCGCCTACACGATTCACATGCTCCCGCCGGTCCTCGCCGAGACGGTCTGTTCGCTCGTCCCGAACGAGGACAGACTGGCACACACCGTAGAGATGGAAATCAAGAAGGACACGCTCTCGTTCGAATCTATCGACATCTACAAGTCCGTTATCCACTCCGACGAGCGCCTCACCTACACGCAGTGTGAGAACCGCCTCGACGACGAGGACGCGCCGCTGCACGACGAGAACGCACTCGTCTACGACCTCGCAGACCAACTGCACGAACAGCGCAAAGAAGACGGCTCGCTCGTCCTCAACCCGAGTCGCGACCGCGCACACACCATCATCGAAGAGTGCATGCTGAAGGCCAACAAGGCGGTCACGCACGAACTCATGTGGAGCCGTGGTGTCGAAGCGATGTACCGCGTCCACCCGCAGCCGACGCCCGACCAGTGGGACAAGGCGCTCCGCGAGATTACCGAACTCGACGGCGTGAGCATCAAGTCCACGTCGTGGGACGAACCCCGCAAGGCCGTCAATGACGCCCTCGAGAGTGCGAACTCCCGAACCCTGAACAAGATTCAGCGCGCCGTGCTGAAGGTCATGCCTCGCGCGAAGTACATGAACGACCCCTTCGGCGGCCACTACGCGCTCAACTTCGACATCTACGGGCACTTCACCTCGCCCATCCGCCGTCTCTCGGACCTCATCAACCACTGGATCGTCCACGAGAACGACGTCCCAGAGGACCTCGTGGAACTCTGTGACCGTGCCTCTGACCGCCAGAAGGACGCCGAGACGGCCGAGCGACTCTACAAGCAGTTCCTGCAAGAAGTCGGCCTCGACCCCTACGCAGTGAACAACCGCGGTATCGTCACCATCGACGACGATGGCGACGTCATCGACGAGAACGGCCTCCCGCCGCGCGAGTAG
- a CDS encoding elongation factor EF-2 encodes MGRRKKIVQECEKLMDKPEQIRNIAIAAHVDHGKTTLSDNLLAGAGMISDETAGQQLAMDTKEDEQERGITIDAANVSMTHEWNDQNHLINLIDTPGHVDFGGDVTRAMRAVDGALVVVDAVEGAMPQTETVLRQALREGVKPALFINKVDRLINELQEGPAEMQQRLLDVISDVNELIRGMTEEKDYDWTVSVEDGTVAFGSALYKWGVSMPSMEETGISFGDIIDLERASKRQELHERTPLSDVVLDMVAEHFPNPLEAQPRRIPTVWRGDSETDLARQMREVDDDGEVVFMATDISMDPHAGEIATGRLFSGTIRKGQELYVSGTAGKNRVQSVGVFMGGEREELDRGVPAGNIAAVTGLRDAIAGSTVSSVEMTPFESIEHISEPVITKSVEAERMDDLPKLIQTLQQVAKEDPTIRIEINEDTGEHLISGQGELHLEVITQRIRDNQGIPVRTGEPIVVYREQVQGQSHEVEGVSPNRHNKFYITAEPLSQDIVDSIKLGEISMDMPELERREALQEAGMDKDTSQNVEHIHGTNILIDDTKGIQHLNETMELVIEGLEEALDDGPLAAEPVQGTLLRLHDAKLHEDTIHRGPAQVIPATRDAVHRSLIAGQVKLLEPIQNVRIDVPSDYMGSASGEIQGRRGRVDDMYQEGDLMVIEGIAPVEEMIGFSSDVRSATEGRASWNTENAGFRVLSDNLQREKIMEIRERKGMKLELSQAIDYI; translated from the coding sequence ATGGGCCGACGAAAGAAAATCGTCCAGGAATGTGAGAAACTGATGGACAAGCCGGAACAGATCCGGAACATTGCCATCGCAGCTCACGTCGACCACGGGAAGACGACCCTTTCGGACAACCTCCTCGCGGGTGCCGGCATGATCTCTGACGAGACTGCTGGTCAGCAGCTCGCGATGGACACGAAAGAAGACGAACAGGAACGCGGTATCACCATCGACGCAGCAAACGTTTCGATGACCCACGAGTGGAACGACCAGAACCACCTCATCAACCTCATCGACACGCCGGGCCACGTCGACTTCGGTGGCGACGTGACGCGTGCGATGCGTGCTGTCGACGGTGCACTCGTCGTCGTCGACGCTGTCGAGGGCGCCATGCCGCAGACCGAGACGGTTCTGCGTCAGGCACTCCGCGAGGGCGTCAAGCCGGCCCTGTTCATCAACAAGGTCGACCGCCTCATCAACGAACTGCAGGAAGGTCCTGCGGAGATGCAGCAGCGTCTCCTCGACGTCATCTCCGACGTCAACGAACTCATCCGTGGGATGACCGAAGAGAAGGACTACGACTGGACTGTCTCCGTCGAAGACGGGACCGTCGCCTTCGGGTCCGCCCTCTACAAGTGGGGTGTCTCCATGCCGTCGATGGAAGAGACCGGTATCTCCTTCGGCGACATCATCGACCTCGAGCGCGCCAGCAAGCGGCAGGAACTCCACGAGCGCACGCCGCTCTCGGACGTCGTTCTCGACATGGTCGCAGAGCACTTCCCCAACCCGCTCGAAGCCCAGCCCCGTCGTATCCCGACGGTCTGGCGTGGTGACTCCGAGACCGACCTCGCGCGCCAGATGCGCGAAGTCGACGACGACGGCGAAGTCGTCTTCATGGCGACCGACATCTCGATGGACCCCCACGCGGGCGAAATCGCGACGGGTCGCCTGTTCTCCGGTACCATCCGCAAGGGTCAGGAGCTCTACGTCTCCGGTACCGCAGGCAAGAACCGCGTCCAGTCCGTGGGTGTCTTCATGGGTGGCGAGCGCGAGGAACTCGACCGTGGTGTCCCCGCAGGGAACATCGCAGCAGTCACGGGTCTCCGTGACGCCATCGCCGGTTCCACCGTCTCGTCCGTCGAGATGACGCCGTTCGAGTCCATCGAGCACATCTCCGAGCCTGTCATCACGAAGTCCGTCGAGGCAGAGCGCATGGACGACCTGCCGAAGCTCATCCAGACGCTCCAGCAGGTCGCGAAGGAAGACCCGACCATCCGCATCGAGATTAACGAGGACACGGGCGAGCACCTCATCTCCGGTCAGGGTGAACTCCACCTCGAAGTCATCACGCAGCGTATCCGCGACAACCAGGGCATCCCGGTCCGCACCGGTGAGCCGATTGTCGTCTACCGCGAGCAGGTCCAGGGTCAGTCCCACGAAGTCGAGGGTGTCTCCCCGAACCGCCACAACAAGTTCTACATCACGGCGGAACCCCTCTCGCAGGACATCGTCGACTCCATCAAGCTCGGCGAAATCTCGATGGACATGCCCGAACTGGAGCGCCGTGAGGCACTGCAGGAAGCCGGCATGGACAAGGACACGTCCCAGAACGTCGAACACATCCACGGGACGAACATCCTCATCGACGACACGAAGGGTATCCAGCACCTCAACGAGACGATGGAACTCGTCATCGAGGGTCTCGAAGAGGCACTCGACGACGGTCCGCTCGCCGCGGAACCCGTTCAGGGTACGCTCCTCCGTCTCCACGACGCGAAGCTCCACGAGGACACCATTCACCGCGGTCCCGCACAGGTTATCCCTGCAACGCGTGACGCGGTCCACCGCTCGCTCATCGCGGGTCAGGTGAAGCTCCTCGAACCTATCCAGAACGTCCGCATCGACGTTCCGTCCGACTACATGGGCTCGGCATCCGGCGAGATTCAGGGTCGCCGTGGCCGCGTCGACGACATGTACCAGGAAGGTGACCTCATGGTCATCGAGGGTATCGCACCCGTCGAAGAGATGATTGGATTCTCCTCCGACGTCCGCTCCGCGACGGAAGGTCGCGCCTCCTGGAACACGGAGAACGCTGGCTTCCGCGTGCTCTCGGACAACCTCCAGCGCGAGAAGATTATGGAGATTCGCGAGCGCAAGGGCATGAAGCTCGAGCTCTCGCAGGCAATCGACTACATCTAA